Proteins encoded within one genomic window of Sphingomonas cannabina:
- a CDS encoding gamma-glutamyl-gamma-aminobutyrate hydrolase family protein, whose product MTARRPAIGVLCCNERIDRPVQVVASRFIEPLTRIAGATVLLIPALADANDCGAVAERLDGLLLTGSRSHLAPWRYGAPDLTESGRLDEQRDQVALQLAGHMIERGQPVFGICRGFQELNVLFGGSLSSEVCCGRHHRDPLDGYDDQFAHCHAIDLADGGRLAHASGERRTIVNSVHEQGVDRLGGGLTVEATATDDGLIEAISARPCGGEVLAVQWHPEWDGARTATSRAFFELVGNALRGGEGSV is encoded by the coding sequence ATGACCGCGCGCCGCCCCGCGATCGGCGTCCTGTGCTGCAACGAGCGGATCGACCGCCCCGTGCAGGTGGTCGCCTCGCGCTTCATCGAGCCGCTGACGCGCATCGCCGGGGCAACCGTGCTGCTGATCCCCGCACTCGCCGACGCCAACGATTGCGGCGCGGTCGCGGAGCGGCTCGACGGCCTGCTCCTCACCGGCTCGCGCTCGCATCTCGCGCCGTGGCGCTACGGCGCGCCCGACCTCACCGAGAGCGGGCGCCTCGACGAGCAGCGCGACCAGGTCGCGCTCCAGCTCGCCGGGCACATGATCGAGCGCGGCCAGCCGGTGTTCGGCATCTGCCGCGGGTTCCAGGAGCTCAACGTGCTGTTCGGCGGCAGCCTGTCGAGCGAGGTCTGCTGCGGCCGCCACCATCGCGACCCGCTGGACGGCTACGACGATCAGTTCGCCCATTGCCACGCGATCGACCTCGCCGACGGCGGCCGGCTCGCCCATGCCAGCGGCGAGCGGCGGACGATCGTCAACTCGGTGCACGAGCAGGGCGTCGATCGTCTCGGCGGCGGCCTCACCGTCGAGGCGACCGCGACCGACGACGGCCTGATCGAGGCGATCTCGGCGCGTCCGTGCGGCGGCGAGGTGCTCGCGGTGCAATGGCATCCCGAATGGGACGGCGCCCGCACCGCCACCAGCCGCGCCTTCTTCGAACTGGTCGGTAATGCCCTGCGTGGGGGCGAGGGGAGTGTGTGA
- a CDS encoding dicarboxylate/amino acid:cation symporter: MASRRPAYLPSFGVQVLIGMAVGLVLGFVGRATGSEGLASTLKIVGDIFVQLLKALVAPLVFTAIVSSIAALRDLANAARLVASTFLWFAATALVAVLIGLTLGTLIAPGVHTGVSAAAAARPETTGSWLDFLRGLVPGNILAIEGSTKLADGAARTALGFNVLQLIVVAIAVGIAAIRVGEAGAPFLAFNASALAIFRRILNWVIRLTPIGTAALLGGAVVRYGWQSLSALGAFALAVYAGLALVLLVVYPALLLANGLSPRRFFAAAWPAIQLGFVSRSSIATLPVTEEVVERRLGVPRAYAAFAVPLAATTKMDGCAAIYPAIAALFVAQYYGIPLHPGDYVLIVLVSVLGSAATAGLTGATVMLTLTLSTLGLPLEGAGLLLAIDPILDMGRTAVNVAGQALVPTIVAHRFGRGERGDFAAQPAE; this comes from the coding sequence ATGGCGTCTCGCCGTCCCGCTTATCTCCCCTCCTTCGGCGTCCAGGTGCTGATCGGCATGGCCGTCGGACTCGTCCTCGGCTTCGTCGGCCGCGCGACCGGTTCGGAGGGGCTCGCGAGCACGCTCAAGATCGTCGGCGACATCTTCGTCCAGCTGCTGAAGGCCCTTGTCGCCCCGCTGGTGTTCACCGCCATCGTCTCCTCGATCGCGGCACTGCGCGATCTCGCCAACGCCGCGCGGCTGGTCGCGAGCACCTTCCTGTGGTTCGCCGCGACCGCGCTCGTCGCCGTGCTGATCGGCCTGACGCTGGGCACATTGATCGCGCCCGGCGTCCACACCGGCGTCTCCGCCGCCGCCGCGGCCCGGCCGGAGACCACCGGCAGCTGGCTCGACTTCCTGCGCGGCCTGGTGCCCGGCAACATCCTCGCGATCGAGGGCAGCACCAAGCTCGCCGACGGCGCCGCCCGGACCGCGCTCGGCTTCAACGTCCTCCAGCTCATCGTCGTCGCCATCGCGGTCGGCATCGCCGCGATCCGCGTGGGGGAGGCGGGGGCGCCCTTCCTCGCCTTCAACGCCTCGGCGCTCGCGATCTTCCGCCGCATCCTCAATTGGGTGATCCGCCTGACCCCGATCGGCACCGCGGCGCTGCTCGGTGGCGCGGTGGTGCGCTACGGCTGGCAGTCGCTGTCCGCGCTCGGAGCCTTCGCGCTCGCGGTCTATGCCGGCCTCGCGCTCGTGCTGCTGGTGGTCTATCCGGCGTTGCTGCTGGCGAACGGGCTCAGCCCGCGCCGCTTCTTCGCCGCCGCCTGGCCGGCGATCCAGCTCGGCTTCGTCTCGCGCTCCTCGATCGCGACGCTGCCGGTGACCGAGGAAGTGGTCGAGCGCCGCCTCGGCGTGCCGCGCGCCTATGCGGCCTTCGCGGTCCCGCTCGCCGCCACCACCAAGATGGACGGCTGCGCCGCCATCTATCCGGCGATCGCGGCGCTGTTCGTCGCGCAATATTACGGCATCCCGCTCCACCCCGGGGATTATGTGCTGATCGTGCTGGTCTCCGTCCTCGGCTCGGCGGCGACCGCCGGCCTCACCGGCGCGACGGTGATGCTGACGCTGACCCTCTCGACGCTGGGCCTGCCGCTCGAGGGCGCGGGGCTGTTGCTCGCGATCGACCCGATCCTCGACATGGGCCGGACCGCGGTGAACGTCGCCGGCCAGGCGCTGGTCCCGACGATCGTCGCGCACCGGTTCGGGCGCGGTGAGCGGGGGGACTTCGCCGCTCAGCCGGCCGAGTGA
- a CDS encoding methyltransferase family protein, which yields MEAPREPAAMSRGTAIAYAAGLPLALLLLLFLPAGSIGWRPGWVFVAVLVLGFGASALVLARVNPVIYRARSRFQPGTKGWDKALLAVILPAMVAILPVAALDAGRFHWSAVPAWLVVLGYAALLAGIAVTAWAQAVNPFFEPGVRIQSERHQRVIDGGPYRFVRHPGYVSALLLFFGMALALGSYWALVPAAIASAVLVLRTAWEDRLLHAELPGYRDYARRVRSRLVPGIW from the coding sequence ATGGAAGCCCCCAGGGAACCCGCCGCCATGTCGCGCGGCACCGCCATCGCCTATGCGGCCGGGTTGCCGCTGGCCCTGCTCCTGCTGCTGTTCCTGCCGGCGGGATCGATCGGCTGGCGGCCCGGATGGGTGTTCGTCGCCGTGCTGGTGCTGGGCTTCGGCGCGTCGGCGCTGGTGCTGGCGCGGGTCAATCCGGTGATCTACCGCGCCCGCAGCCGGTTCCAGCCGGGGACGAAGGGCTGGGACAAGGCGCTGCTCGCGGTGATCCTGCCGGCGATGGTGGCGATCCTGCCGGTCGCAGCGCTCGACGCCGGGCGATTCCACTGGTCGGCGGTGCCGGCGTGGCTGGTGGTCCTGGGCTATGCCGCGCTGCTCGCCGGCATCGCGGTGACGGCATGGGCGCAGGCGGTGAACCCATTCTTCGAGCCCGGCGTCCGCATCCAGTCCGAGCGCCACCAGCGGGTAATCGACGGCGGGCCGTACCGGTTCGTGCGCCATCCGGGCTATGTCTCGGCGCTGCTGCTGTTCTTCGGCATGGCGCTGGCGCTGGGATCGTACTGGGCATTGGTGCCGGCGGCGATCGCCTCGGCGGTGCTGGTGCTGCGCACCGCGTGGGAGGATCGGCTGCTGCATGCCGAGCTTCCCGGATATCGGGACTATGCCCGCCGCGTGCGGTCGCGGCTGGTTCCCGGCATCTGGTGA
- a CDS encoding helicase HerA domain-containing protein, with amino-acid sequence MTFQVDMGADGAGRTVSIDLEELLATRLLVQGNSGSGKSHLLRRLLEGSAAQVQQAVIDPEGDFVTLADAYGHVAIEAADYSVGEIARFAMRCREHRASVVLSLEGLEMDGQMRCAAAFLNGLFDAPREHWYPALVVVDEAQIFAPAAGAEVSEEARRTSLSAMANLMSRGRKRGLAGIIATQRLAKLSKNVAAEASNFLMGRTFLDIDMARAADLLGMERRQAETIRDLGRGTFLGLGPAIARRPVTIAIGPVKTSARSSSPSLIPLPETSAVEIKDLLLAAVEEPYLIPPPPPVRAPAPMVSVLDQLTEAAAAAAEFEPEEEVLVDHEPVVIEALRGIIEDPDSRAKPAAVLYQDFQVRCRMAGVRRPPLDASGFTRRLAAARAGIFTGLDAEWAPALEAARGVPDDMLGAFLLIAHAAREGEQGPSDEAIAAAYGTESLGRARRVLSYMESRGMIVTRVDLSGRRSIAIPQLGWTTAPSE; translated from the coding sequence ATGACGTTTCAGGTGGACATGGGGGCGGACGGTGCCGGCAGGACCGTCTCGATCGATCTCGAGGAACTGCTCGCCACGCGCCTGCTGGTGCAGGGCAATTCGGGCTCGGGCAAGTCGCATCTCCTGCGCCGCCTGCTGGAGGGCAGTGCGGCGCAGGTGCAGCAGGCGGTGATCGACCCGGAGGGCGACTTCGTCACGCTCGCCGACGCCTATGGCCATGTCGCGATCGAGGCGGCGGACTATTCGGTCGGCGAGATCGCCCGCTTCGCGATGCGCTGCCGCGAGCACCGCGCCTCGGTGGTGCTGAGCCTGGAGGGGCTGGAGATGGACGGCCAGATGCGCTGCGCCGCCGCCTTCCTCAACGGCCTGTTCGATGCGCCGCGCGAGCATTGGTATCCGGCGCTGGTCGTGGTCGACGAGGCGCAGATCTTCGCCCCCGCCGCCGGCGCCGAGGTGAGCGAGGAGGCGCGGCGCACCTCGCTGTCGGCGATGGCCAACCTGATGTCGCGCGGGCGCAAGCGCGGGCTCGCCGGCATCATCGCCACCCAGCGGCTCGCCAAGCTGTCGAAGAACGTCGCGGCGGAAGCGAGCAACTTCCTGATGGGCCGCACCTTCCTCGACATCGACATGGCCCGCGCCGCCGACCTGCTCGGCATGGAGCGGCGCCAGGCGGAGACGATCCGCGACCTCGGCCGCGGCACCTTCCTCGGGCTGGGGCCGGCGATCGCCCGGCGGCCGGTGACGATCGCCATCGGGCCGGTGAAGACCTCGGCACGCAGCAGCAGCCCGTCGCTGATCCCGCTGCCGGAGACCTCCGCGGTCGAGATCAAGGACCTGCTGCTGGCCGCGGTCGAGGAGCCGTATCTCATCCCGCCCCCGCCCCCGGTGCGCGCGCCGGCGCCGATGGTGAGCGTGCTCGACCAGCTGACCGAGGCCGCCGCCGCCGCTGCCGAGTTCGAGCCGGAGGAGGAGGTGCTGGTCGACCACGAGCCGGTGGTGATTGAGGCGCTGCGCGGCATCATCGAGGACCCGGATTCCCGCGCCAAGCCGGCGGCGGTGCTCTACCAGGACTTCCAGGTCCGCTGCCGCATGGCGGGCGTGCGCCGGCCGCCGCTCGACGCCTCGGGCTTCACCCGCCGGCTGGCGGCGGCGCGAGCCGGCATCTTCACCGGGCTGGACGCGGAGTGGGCGCCGGCGCTGGAGGCGGCGCGCGGCGTCCCCGACGACATGCTCGGCGCCTTCCTGCTCATCGCCCACGCCGCCCGCGAAGGCGAGCAGGGCCCGAGCGACGAGGCGATCGCCGCGGCCTATGGCACGGAGTCGCTCGGCCGCGCGCGCCGCGTGCTGTCCTATATGGAAAGCCGCGGGATGATCGTGACCCGCGTCGACCTGTCGGGCCGCCGTTCGATCGCCATCCCCCAGCTCGGCTGGACGACGGCGCCGAGCGAATAG
- a CDS encoding Lrp/AsnC family transcriptional regulator, producing the protein MASTKTISGEIDQFDRRIIDLLREDGRMSVAELARRVGLSKTPCQVRLRRLIDQGYIRGFRAIVDPARLGLDHIAFTEVKLSDTREAALEDFRRGVLRIKEVEECHMIASSFDYLLKVRTADIRKYREVLGERISNLPHVASTSTFVAMETIRDAM; encoded by the coding sequence ATGGCCTCTACCAAGACCATATCTGGCGAAATCGACCAATTCGACCGTCGGATCATCGACCTGCTGCGCGAGGACGGGCGGATGTCGGTGGCGGAGCTCGCGCGCCGCGTCGGCCTGTCCAAGACGCCGTGCCAGGTGCGCCTTAGGCGGCTGATCGACCAGGGCTATATCCGCGGGTTCCGCGCGATCGTCGATCCGGCGCGGCTGGGGCTGGACCATATCGCCTTCACCGAGGTGAAGCTGTCCGACACGCGCGAGGCGGCGCTGGAGGACTTCCGCCGCGGGGTGCTGCGCATCAAGGAAGTCGAGGAATGCCACATGATCGCGAGCAGCTTCGACTATCTGCTCAAGGTCCGCACCGCCGACATCCGCAAGTACCGCGAAGTGCTGGGCGAGCGCATCTCCAACCTGCCCCATGTCGCCAGCACCTCGACCTTCGTCGCGATGGAGACGATCCGCGACGCGATGTGA
- the putA gene encoding trifunctional transcriptional regulator/proline dehydrogenase/L-glutamate gamma-semialdehyde dehydrogenase: MAQPSQLPPLFADFAPPIRQQSALRQAITAAYRRPEPDCLAPLIEQATLPGPVRAAAARTATALIEALRAKRRGNGVEGLVQEYALSSEEGVALMCLAEALLRIPDDDTRDALIRDKIAGGDWKAHLGEGRSLFVNAATWGLVVTGKLAGSVDDRGLGAALTRLIARTGEPVIRRAVALAMKMMGEQFVTGETIQEALKRARPLEARGYQYSYDMLGEAATTAVDADRYYRDYEAAIHAIGAASAGRGVYGGPGISIKLSALHPRYSRSQADRVVGELLPRVKALAVLAKGHDIGLNIDAEEADRLELSLDLLESLAFDPDLAGWNGLGFVVQAYGKRCPFVVDWIVDLARRSKRRIMVRLVKGAYWDAEIKRAQVDGLPDFPVYTRKVHTDVAYIACARKLLAAREVVFPQFATHNAQTLATIYEMAGPEFATGDYEFQCLHGMGEPLYDEVVGEDGLGRPCRIYAPVGTHETLLAYLVRRLLENGANSSFVNRIADPDVSIAELTADPVETVRAMAEPGQKHPMIALPRDLYGARRNSAGLDLSDETVLAALGETMRAGAHSDWSAAPADGEGTPRPVLNPADHRDRVGTVVEVSPEQAQAAVRAALAAAPSWAAVPPAERAARLERAADLMQEWMPSLLGLVMREAGKSLPNAISEVREAIDFLRYYAEQARLVLAADQPSLGPVTCISPWNFPLAIFTGQIAAALVAGNTVLAKPAEETPLIAAAGVAILHEAGIPADALQLLPGDGAIGAALVAAPETAGVMFTGSTEVARLIQAELAKRVSPAGEPIPLIAETGGQNAMIVDSSALAEQVVADVLASAFDSAGQRCSALRILCLQEEIADRTLAMLKGALRELRVGRTDRLDIDVGPVITAEAKANIEKHIEKMRSRGHKVEQLPLSEETAHGTFVPPTIIELTSIGELEREVFGPVLHVVRFKRAEIDRLIDRINATGYGLTFGLHTRLDETIAHVTRRVKAGNLYVNRNVIGAVVGVQPFGGRGLSGTGPKAGGPLYLGRLVRRAPLPPQLAVAATATAVRDLALSLDAAGDGAAADMVRKLPGVPLSAELELPGPVGERNLYALHPRGRILLLPETRTGLIAQLAAGLASGNDLVVQADPAIRPALPPTLVPRVRWVEDWTAAGPFAGALIEGDAERVRALHQAIAALPGPIVLTQAGTAGYRLDWLVEEVSTSINTTAAGGNASLMAMA; encoded by the coding sequence ATGGCGCAACCTTCCCAACTCCCGCCCCTTTTCGCCGATTTCGCCCCGCCGATCCGCCAGCAGAGCGCGTTGAGGCAGGCGATCACCGCCGCCTATCGCCGCCCCGAGCCCGACTGCCTCGCCCCGCTGATCGAGCAGGCGACGCTGCCCGGGCCGGTCCGTGCCGCCGCCGCCCGCACCGCCACCGCGCTGATCGAGGCGCTGCGCGCCAAACGCCGCGGCAACGGCGTCGAGGGGCTGGTGCAGGAATATGCCCTGTCGAGCGAGGAAGGCGTCGCGCTGATGTGCCTCGCCGAGGCGCTGCTGCGCATCCCCGACGACGACACCCGCGACGCGCTGATCCGCGACAAGATCGCCGGCGGCGACTGGAAGGCGCATCTGGGGGAGGGGCGCTCGCTGTTCGTCAACGCCGCCACCTGGGGACTGGTGGTCACCGGCAAGCTCGCCGGCAGCGTCGACGACCGCGGGCTGGGAGCGGCGCTCACCCGCCTGATCGCCCGCACCGGCGAGCCGGTGATCCGCCGCGCGGTCGCCCTCGCGATGAAGATGATGGGCGAGCAGTTCGTCACCGGCGAGACGATCCAGGAGGCGTTGAAGCGCGCCCGCCCGCTGGAGGCGCGGGGCTACCAATACAGCTACGACATGCTCGGCGAGGCCGCGACCACCGCCGTAGATGCCGATCGCTACTACCGGGATTATGAGGCGGCCATCCACGCGATCGGCGCCGCCTCGGCGGGGCGCGGCGTCTATGGCGGGCCGGGCATCTCGATCAAGCTCTCCGCGCTGCACCCGCGCTATTCGCGGTCCCAGGCCGACCGCGTGGTGGGCGAACTCCTGCCGCGCGTGAAGGCGCTGGCGGTGCTGGCCAAGGGCCACGATATCGGTCTCAACATCGATGCCGAGGAGGCCGACCGGCTCGAGCTCTCGCTCGATCTGCTCGAAAGCCTGGCGTTCGACCCGGACCTCGCCGGCTGGAACGGCCTCGGCTTCGTGGTGCAGGCCTATGGCAAGCGCTGCCCCTTCGTGGTCGACTGGATCGTCGACCTCGCGCGCCGCTCTAAGCGGCGGATCATGGTGCGGCTGGTCAAGGGCGCCTATTGGGACGCCGAGATCAAGCGCGCCCAGGTCGACGGCCTCCCGGACTTCCCCGTCTACACCCGCAAGGTCCACACCGACGTCGCCTATATCGCCTGCGCCCGCAAGCTGCTGGCGGCGCGCGAGGTCGTCTTCCCGCAGTTCGCGACGCACAACGCGCAGACGCTCGCCACCATCTACGAGATGGCCGGGCCGGAGTTCGCGACCGGCGACTATGAGTTCCAGTGCCTCCACGGCATGGGCGAGCCGCTCTACGACGAGGTGGTGGGCGAGGACGGGCTCGGCCGGCCGTGCCGCATCTATGCGCCGGTCGGCACGCACGAGACCTTGCTCGCCTATCTCGTCCGGCGCCTGCTGGAGAACGGCGCCAATTCCTCATTCGTCAACCGCATCGCCGACCCCGACGTGTCGATCGCCGAATTGACCGCCGATCCGGTCGAGACGGTGCGGGCGATGGCCGAGCCGGGGCAGAAGCACCCGATGATCGCGCTGCCCCGCGATCTCTACGGCGCCCGGCGCAACTCGGCGGGGCTCGACCTCAGCGACGAGACGGTGCTGGCGGCATTGGGAGAGACGATGCGCGCCGGCGCCCATTCGGACTGGAGCGCCGCCCCGGCGGACGGCGAGGGTACGCCGCGCCCGGTGCTCAACCCCGCCGACCACCGCGACCGCGTCGGCACCGTCGTCGAAGTCTCGCCCGAGCAGGCTCAAGCCGCCGTCCGCGCAGCCCTGGCCGCCGCGCCATCCTGGGCTGCCGTTCCTCCCGCCGAGCGCGCCGCCCGCCTCGAACGCGCCGCCGATCTGATGCAGGAATGGATGCCGTCGCTGCTCGGCCTGGTCATGCGCGAGGCGGGCAAGTCGCTGCCCAACGCGATTTCCGAGGTACGCGAGGCGATCGACTTCCTGCGCTATTATGCCGAGCAGGCGCGCCTCGTACTGGCGGCGGATCAGCCTTCGCTTGGCCCGGTGACCTGCATCAGCCCGTGGAACTTCCCGCTCGCGATCTTCACCGGCCAGATCGCCGCTGCGCTGGTCGCGGGCAACACGGTGCTCGCCAAGCCCGCCGAGGAGACTCCGCTGATCGCCGCCGCCGGCGTCGCCATCCTACACGAGGCCGGCATCCCAGCCGACGCGCTGCAGCTCCTCCCCGGCGACGGCGCGATCGGCGCCGCGCTGGTCGCCGCGCCGGAGACGGCGGGGGTGATGTTCACCGGCTCGACCGAGGTCGCGCGGCTGATCCAGGCCGAGCTCGCCAAGCGCGTCTCGCCCGCCGGCGAGCCGATCCCGCTGATCGCCGAGACCGGCGGGCAGAATGCGATGATCGTCGACTCCTCGGCGCTGGCGGAGCAGGTGGTGGCCGACGTGCTCGCCTCCGCCTTCGACAGCGCCGGCCAGCGCTGCTCGGCGCTGCGCATCCTCTGCCTCCAGGAGGAGATCGCCGACCGCACGCTGGCGATGCTAAAGGGTGCGCTCCGCGAGCTGCGCGTCGGGCGGACCGATCGCCTTGATATCGACGTCGGCCCCGTCATCACCGCCGAGGCCAAGGCGAACATCGAGAAGCACATCGAAAAGATGCGCTCGCGCGGCCACAAGGTCGAGCAACTGCCGCTTTCAGAGGAGACGGCGCACGGCACCTTCGTTCCGCCCACGATCATCGAACTCACGAGTATCGGCGAGCTCGAGCGGGAAGTGTTCGGTCCCGTCCTTCACGTCGTTCGTTTCAAGCGCGCGGAGATCGATCGCCTGATCGACCGGATCAATGCCACCGGCTATGGCCTCACCTTCGGCCTCCACACCCGGCTCGACGAGACGATCGCGCACGTGACCCGGCGGGTGAAGGCGGGCAACCTCTACGTCAACCGCAACGTGATCGGCGCGGTGGTGGGCGTGCAGCCGTTCGGCGGACGCGGACTGTCGGGCACCGGGCCGAAGGCGGGCGGCCCGCTCTATCTCGGCCGGCTGGTGCGCCGCGCCCCGCTGCCGCCGCAGCTCGCCGTCGCCGCGACCGCCACCGCGGTGCGCGACCTCGCGCTGTCGCTGGACGCGGCGGGAGACGGCGCGGCGGCCGACATGGTCCGCAAGCTGCCGGGCGTTCCGCTGTCTGCCGAGCTTGAGCTGCCCGGCCCGGTCGGCGAGCGCAACCTCTACGCGCTCCACCCGCGCGGCCGCATCCTGCTGCTGCCGGAGACGCGCACCGGCCTGATCGCTCAGCTCGCCGCGGGCCTTGCGAGCGGCAACGACCTCGTCGTCCAGGCCGATCCGGCGATCCGGCCCGCTCTGCCGCCGACCCTCGTGCCTCGCGTGCGCTGGGTCGAGGATTGGACGGCGGCGGGGCCGTTCGCCGGCGCGCTGATCGAAGGCGACGCGGAGCGGGTCCGCGCCCTGCACCAGGCGATCGCCGCGCTGCCCGGCCCGATCGTGCTGACCCAGGCGGGCACGGCCGGCTACCGTCTCGACTGGCTGGTCGAGGAGGTGTCGACCTCGATCAACACCACCGCGGCGGGCGGCAATGCCAGCCTGATGGCGATGGCCTAG
- a CDS encoding alpha-N-arabinofuranosidase gives MRHTLPRLVAAAATLLAAPAFAQAGNVTTVTVQADRPGPRIDRNIFGQFAEHLGTGIYGGVWVGKDSPIPNVRGIRSDVVAALKTIRVPVVRWPGGCFADEYHWRDGLGDPARRKQTVNANWGGAAETNAFGTDEFMDFVGQIGAEAYVSVNVGSGTVKEAADWVAYMTADQQSSAGQERAANGHPAPYKVKYLGIGNESWSCGGAMRPEFYTDQMKLYARFVRNYNPAQAKDEPMQRIAVGPSDDDTSYTEAVMKAWKAHDWSWNIEGLSFHSYTVGGWPPSYPSTGFGEDDYAKLVKATLAMDGRIATHSAIMDKYDPEKKMPLVVDEWGVWLAPLPGTNPGFLAQQNSLRDAIIAALNVNIFARHADRVRMTNIAQMVNVLQAMILTDGPKMVLTPTYHVFKMYLPFQDATFVPVSFEAGRYRRGDVELPRVDAVAARATDGKLWLALVNVDPNETSEIRVAVPGLSVRRAGGQVLTAANVNSVNTFEAPDTVVPKPITGRVEGGAVTVRLPARSVAMLSLER, from the coding sequence ATGAGACATACCCTGCCCCGACTTGTCGCCGCGGCGGCCACCCTGCTCGCCGCTCCGGCCTTTGCACAGGCGGGCAACGTCACGACGGTGACCGTGCAGGCGGACCGGCCTGGACCGAGGATCGACCGCAACATCTTCGGCCAGTTCGCCGAGCATCTCGGCACCGGTATCTACGGCGGGGTGTGGGTGGGGAAGGATTCGCCGATCCCCAACGTCCGCGGCATCCGCAGCGACGTGGTCGCCGCATTGAAGACGATCCGGGTGCCGGTGGTACGCTGGCCGGGCGGGTGCTTCGCCGACGAATATCACTGGCGCGACGGCCTCGGCGATCCGGCGCGGCGCAAGCAGACGGTCAACGCCAACTGGGGCGGTGCGGCCGAGACCAACGCATTCGGCACCGACGAGTTCATGGACTTCGTCGGCCAGATCGGCGCCGAGGCCTATGTGTCGGTCAACGTGGGGTCGGGAACAGTCAAGGAAGCGGCCGACTGGGTCGCCTATATGACCGCGGACCAGCAGAGCAGCGCCGGACAGGAGCGCGCCGCCAACGGGCATCCGGCGCCCTACAAGGTCAAATACCTCGGCATCGGCAACGAAAGCTGGAGCTGCGGCGGGGCGATGCGGCCGGAATTCTATACCGACCAGATGAAGCTCTACGCCCGCTTCGTGCGCAACTACAATCCGGCCCAGGCCAAGGACGAGCCGATGCAGCGCATCGCGGTCGGCCCCAGCGACGACGACACCAGCTACACCGAAGCGGTGATGAAGGCGTGGAAGGCCCATGACTGGAGCTGGAACATCGAGGGGCTGTCGTTCCATTCCTACACCGTCGGCGGCTGGCCGCCGTCCTATCCCAGCACCGGCTTCGGCGAGGACGATTATGCCAAGCTGGTGAAGGCGACGCTCGCCATGGACGGGCGGATCGCCACCCATTCGGCGATCATGGACAAATATGATCCCGAGAAGAAGATGCCGCTCGTCGTCGACGAATGGGGCGTGTGGCTGGCGCCGCTGCCGGGGACCAATCCCGGCTTCCTGGCGCAGCAGAACTCGCTGCGCGACGCGATCATCGCCGCGCTCAACGTCAACATCTTCGCCCGCCATGCCGACCGCGTGCGGATGACCAACATCGCGCAGATGGTGAACGTGCTCCAGGCGATGATCCTGACCGACGGGCCGAAGATGGTGCTGACGCCCACCTATCATGTCTTCAAGATGTACCTGCCGTTCCAGGACGCGACCTTCGTGCCCGTGAGCTTCGAGGCGGGCCGCTACCGGCGCGGCGACGTGGAGCTGCCGCGCGTCGATGCCGTTGCGGCGCGTGCGACCGACGGGAAGCTGTGGCTGGCGCTGGTGAACGTCGATCCGAACGAGACGTCCGAGATCCGCGTGGCGGTGCCGGGCCTGTCGGTCCGCCGCGCGGGAGGACAGGTGCTGACGGCGGCGAACGTCAATTCGGTCAACACGTTCGAGGCGCCGGATACGGTCGTGCCGAAGCCGATTACGGGGCGTGTCGAGGGTGGCGCCGTCACTGTCCGGCTTCCGGCGAGGTCGGTGGCGATGCTTTCGCTGGAGCGGTGA